From Deltaproteobacteria bacterium RIFCSPHIGHO2_02_FULL_44_16, the proteins below share one genomic window:
- a CDS encoding phosphoribosylamine--glycine ligase, producing the protein MKVLVIGSGGREHALVWKLAQSPKIKKIYCAPGNAGIADLATCVDIAADNIEKLVNFAAEKKVDLTIVGPERPLVLGIVDEFQKRGLHIFGPTKLAAQLEASKVFTKRFCQKYAIPTARAEIFTDLKSALHSLSKIDGPCVVKADGLASGKGVIVCETKEEAQDAVELMMKQKVFGDAGTTVMIEEKLDGEEASFIAIADGMHVLPLASSQDHKRLLDHDRGPNTGGMGAYSPAPIVTPSVHRKVMEQIMLPTLRGMAMAGTPFTGILYAGLMIAQGEPKLLEFNVRFGDPEAQPLLMRLKNDVIDVIQAAMLRRLDRFELEWDARPAVCIVMAAKDYPEKGDRGNVITGLENVASLPDVTVFHAGTAEVDGRIVTNGGRVLGVTALGSNMQVALQKSYEAVSGIHWNGCQYRKDIGQRALR; encoded by the coding sequence ATGAAAGTTTTGGTGATTGGCAGTGGCGGACGAGAGCATGCGCTTGTGTGGAAACTAGCGCAGTCTCCCAAAATCAAAAAGATTTATTGCGCTCCGGGAAATGCTGGCATTGCTGATCTTGCAACGTGTGTTGATATTGCCGCTGATAATATTGAAAAACTTGTGAACTTTGCTGCAGAGAAAAAAGTTGATCTCACCATTGTAGGACCAGAGAGACCATTAGTGTTGGGCATTGTAGACGAATTTCAAAAACGGGGACTCCATATTTTTGGTCCCACTAAACTTGCAGCACAACTTGAAGCTTCAAAGGTTTTTACAAAACGCTTCTGTCAAAAATATGCAATCCCAACAGCACGGGCCGAAATTTTTACAGATCTTAAAAGTGCACTTCACTCTCTCTCCAAAATTGATGGTCCGTGTGTGGTGAAAGCAGATGGTCTTGCAAGTGGAAAGGGCGTCATTGTTTGTGAAACAAAAGAGGAAGCTCAGGATGCTGTCGAACTCATGATGAAGCAAAAAGTATTTGGAGATGCTGGCACCACCGTCATGATCGAAGAAAAACTTGATGGAGAAGAGGCTTCATTTATTGCTATCGCTGATGGGATGCATGTTCTCCCCTTAGCTTCATCGCAAGATCATAAGCGACTTCTCGATCACGATCGCGGGCCGAACACGGGAGGTATGGGAGCTTATTCTCCTGCTCCGATTGTAACGCCAAGTGTACATCGAAAAGTGATGGAGCAGATTATGCTTCCGACACTGCGAGGGATGGCGATGGCAGGGACGCCATTCACTGGCATTCTCTATGCTGGTCTGATGATTGCTCAAGGTGAGCCGAAGCTTCTGGAATTCAATGTTCGTTTTGGCGATCCTGAAGCACAGCCACTGTTGATGCGTCTGAAAAATGATGTGATTGATGTCATTCAAGCAGCCATGCTTCGACGACTCGATCGTTTTGAACTGGAATGGGATGCTCGTCCTGCTGTCTGCATTGTTATGGCGGCTAAAGACTATCCGGAAAAAGGAGATCGAGGAAATGTGATCACCGGTCTCGAGAACGTTGCTTCACTTCCGGATGTCACTGTCTTTCATGCAGGGACCGCAGAAGTGGATGGCCGCATTGTCACGAATGGCGGTCGCGTGCTCGGGGTCACAGCGCTCGGTTCAAATATGCAGGTGGCTCTTCAAAAATCGTATGAAGCGGTTTCAGGAATTCATTGGAACGGATGTCAGTACCGAAAAGATATTGGACAACGCGCTCTGCGCTGA
- a CDS encoding conjugal transfer protein TraR gives MKKRDIDRFKKILDERRKELVQTADLTREAGLGVEQADLPDEVDLAATEADQSMNLRLRDRELVLLKKIDKAIQKIELGTYGVCERCEEEIDVKRLEARPVAEMCIRCKEELERVERGYAE, from the coding sequence ATGAAAAAACGTGATATCGACCGATTTAAAAAGATTTTGGATGAAAGACGTAAGGAACTGGTTCAAACAGCTGATCTGACGCGTGAAGCAGGTCTTGGGGTTGAGCAGGCCGATCTTCCTGACGAAGTCGACCTTGCTGCCACTGAAGCTGACCAATCAATGAATTTGCGACTTCGTGATCGTGAATTGGTCTTACTCAAAAAAATCGATAAAGCCATTCAAAAAATCGAACTCGGAACATACGGCGTCTGTGAACGTTGTGAAGAAGAGATCGATGTGAAACGTCTTGAAGCGCGTCCAGTTGCTGAAATGTGCATTCGTTGCAAAGAAGAACTGGAACGCGTCGAACGCGGTTACGCCGAATAA
- a CDS encoding amidophosphoribosyltransferase, producing the protein MCGVVGVWNHNEAANLAYLALCAQQHRGQESAGIISVSNETFYRHKAMGEALDIFTNDVIASLRGNAALGHVRYSTTGSSTIENAQPFAAGGAREALAISHNGNLTNALYLKEMLEKEGAVFQSTMDTEVIMHLIAREREGTLVDRIARSLIKVEGAYSLVFLSKDMLIAARDPRGFRPLVIGKLADAFVVVSEPCALDLMDATFLREVEPGEIVTFDKKGLQSFKPFPSEPKKAHCIFEYIYFARPDSHIFGRDVYPIRKGFGQQLAREHPVDADVVIPVPDSGVPAAIGYAQESGLPYEMGLIRNHYVGRTFIEPKNEIRHFGVRVKLNPVKEVLQGKRVVVVDDSIVRGTTSMKIIKMIRAAGAKEVHMRVSSPPITWPCFYGIDLPTREELIAANQSIEQIRAFITADSLGYLSHEGLYWFNKLESREWFCDACFTGNYPVPLTDAPHIMEQVKSKN; encoded by the coding sequence ATGTGCGGTGTGGTTGGAGTTTGGAATCATAATGAAGCAGCGAATCTGGCGTATCTTGCGCTCTGTGCACAGCAGCATCGTGGACAAGAGAGCGCTGGGATTATTTCTGTTTCGAATGAAACTTTTTATCGACATAAAGCGATGGGAGAGGCGCTCGATATTTTTACAAACGATGTGATTGCTTCGCTTCGTGGAAATGCTGCGCTTGGTCATGTGCGATATTCCACCACAGGATCTTCAACGATCGAAAATGCACAACCTTTTGCTGCAGGGGGAGCGCGGGAAGCGCTCGCGATTTCCCATAACGGAAATCTGACCAATGCACTCTATTTGAAAGAAATGCTCGAAAAAGAGGGAGCTGTTTTTCAGTCCACCATGGATACTGAAGTGATTATGCATCTGATTGCGCGCGAACGCGAAGGAACTTTAGTTGATCGCATTGCGCGTTCACTCATAAAAGTAGAAGGGGCCTACTCCCTGGTTTTTCTTTCAAAGGATATGCTCATTGCTGCTCGTGATCCTCGAGGTTTTCGTCCGCTGGTGATTGGAAAACTGGCTGATGCCTTTGTCGTTGTTTCTGAACCGTGTGCGCTCGATCTGATGGATGCAACATTCTTACGCGAAGTGGAGCCAGGAGAAATCGTCACCTTTGATAAAAAAGGGCTGCAGTCGTTCAAACCATTTCCTTCAGAACCAAAAAAAGCGCACTGTATTTTTGAGTACATCTATTTCGCGCGACCTGACAGTCACATTTTTGGTCGCGATGTTTATCCGATTCGAAAAGGATTTGGTCAGCAACTGGCGCGTGAACATCCGGTCGATGCCGATGTCGTGATTCCCGTTCCGGACTCAGGTGTCCCTGCGGCGATTGGGTATGCGCAGGAATCCGGTCTTCCGTATGAAATGGGACTGATTCGAAATCATTATGTCGGTCGAACGTTTATTGAACCGAAAAATGAGATTCGTCATTTTGGTGTTCGCGTAAAACTCAATCCAGTCAAAGAAGTGCTTCAAGGAAAACGTGTTGTGGTTGTGGATGATTCGATTGTTCGTGGAACCACATCGATGAAAATCATCAAGATGATTCGCGCTGCAGGAGCCAAAGAAGTCCACATGCGTGTTTCCAGTCCACCCATTACCTGGCCCTGTTTTTATGGTATTGATCTTCCGACGCGCGAAGAACTCATTGCAGCGAATCAATCGATCGAACAGATTCGTGCGTTTATCACGGCCGATTCTCTTGGCTATCTTTCCCACGAAGGGCTCTATTGGTTCAACAAGCTCGAATCGCGCGAATGGTTTTGCGATGCCTGCTTTACCGGAAACTATCCCGTCCCCCTCACCGACGCCCCGCATATTATGGAACAGGTAAAAAGTAAAAATTGA
- a CDS encoding bifunctional phosphoribosylaminoimidazolecarboxamide formyltransferase/IMP cyclohydrolase has translation MKIKRALISVTDKTGIVAFAQELAALGVEILSTGGTAKVLRDAGIVVRDVSDYTGSPEILDGRLKTLHPKIHGGLLAIRQNKIHLQELKEQKIETIDLVVVNLYAFEKTVADGCSLSHAIEHIDIGGPTMLRAAAKNYHDVAVIVDHADYVSVLEEMKKNQGELSKGTKFRLAQKVFATTARYDAAIANYLTGFENEEKVADFPKTLGLIYEKAQALRYGENPHQRAALYRDVSNMVVIPAKAGISGDSRLRGNDSLSEPSIFNARQLHGKELSYNNIMDADAALSVIKDFNDAPFAAVIIKHANPCGASVSSMSLADAFCKARDADALSAFGGIVALSRELDKATAEAIGETFFEVILAPSFSDEAKVLLSKKKNLRLLEVEGLGKRGASPGLTLRKVAGGLLVQDRDVGEENIHQYQIVTKRSPSQEEGVALNFAWRLCKHVKSNAIVIASEDQTFGIGAGQTSRVDAVEQAIKKLNSQKIPRRGTQSLGSDAFFPFRDGVDIAAKAGITAIIQPGGSLRDDEVIEAANEHNIAMVFTGKRHFHH, from the coding sequence ATGAAAATCAAACGTGCTCTTATCAGTGTTACCGACAAAACCGGCATTGTTGCTTTTGCTCAAGAGCTTGCCGCGCTTGGCGTTGAAATTCTTTCGACCGGAGGAACGGCAAAAGTTTTGCGAGATGCTGGAATTGTAGTGAGAGATGTTTCCGATTACACCGGTTCTCCTGAAATTCTCGATGGAAGACTGAAAACACTTCATCCGAAAATTCATGGTGGTCTGCTTGCGATTCGTCAAAACAAAATTCATCTGCAGGAACTGAAAGAACAAAAGATCGAGACGATCGATCTTGTTGTGGTCAATCTCTATGCTTTTGAAAAAACCGTTGCTGATGGTTGCTCCTTGTCTCACGCCATCGAACATATCGATATCGGTGGTCCGACCATGCTTCGCGCTGCTGCGAAGAATTATCACGATGTTGCGGTTATTGTGGATCATGCTGATTATGTGTCGGTGCTTGAAGAAATGAAAAAAAATCAGGGAGAACTTTCGAAAGGAACGAAGTTCCGTTTAGCACAAAAAGTTTTTGCAACGACGGCTCGGTATGATGCAGCGATTGCAAACTATCTTACTGGATTTGAGAATGAAGAAAAGGTTGCAGATTTCCCCAAAACGCTAGGACTTATCTATGAAAAGGCGCAAGCCTTGAGATATGGAGAAAATCCGCATCAGAGAGCTGCGCTCTATCGTGATGTGAGTAATATGGTTGTCATCCCTGCGAAAGCAGGGATCTCAGGAGATTCCCGCCTTCGCGGGAATGACAGTTTGTCTGAGCCAAGCATTTTCAATGCGCGACAACTTCACGGGAAAGAGCTCTCCTACAACAATATTATGGATGCTGATGCGGCTCTTTCGGTGATCAAAGATTTCAATGATGCTCCTTTTGCTGCTGTCATCATCAAGCACGCAAATCCCTGCGGGGCCTCAGTTTCATCAATGTCTCTCGCGGATGCATTTTGCAAAGCGCGAGATGCCGATGCGCTTTCGGCTTTTGGTGGTATTGTGGCGCTGAGTCGAGAACTCGATAAAGCGACTGCAGAGGCGATCGGGGAAACTTTTTTTGAAGTGATTTTGGCGCCATCGTTTTCAGATGAAGCAAAAGTACTTTTGTCGAAGAAAAAAAATCTTCGTTTGCTGGAAGTGGAGGGTTTAGGAAAACGAGGAGCTTCTCCAGGATTGACCCTTCGCAAAGTTGCAGGTGGTTTGCTGGTTCAAGATCGAGATGTGGGAGAAGAAAACATTCATCAATATCAAATCGTGACCAAACGTTCACCATCCCAGGAAGAGGGTGTAGCTCTTAACTTTGCATGGAGACTGTGTAAACATGTGAAGTCTAATGCCATTGTGATTGCATCAGAAGATCAAACCTTTGGTATCGGCGCTGGCCAGACAAGTCGAGTGGATGCAGTTGAACAAGCAATTAAAAAATTGAACTCCCAAAAAATACCCAGAAGAGGGACGCAGTCCCTGGGGTCGGATGCCTTTTTTCCTTTTCGTGATGGTGTTGATATTGCAGCAAAAGCAGGGATCACAGCCATCATCCAACCCGGTGGCTCTCTTCGCGATGATGAAGTCATTGAAGCTGCCAATGAACATAATATCGCCATGGTCTTCACCGGTAAACGGCATTTTCATCATTAG
- a CDS encoding 5-(carboxyamino)imidazole ribonucleotide mutase has translation MTKPQVLILMGSASDLPVMEEAEKILTEFGIPSEKHVASAHRTPDKVAKLVAEAEGRGIGVIIAGAGYAAHLAGVVAAKTVLPVIGVPLDSSPLQGLDALLSTAQMPGGIPVASMCIGNAGAKNAGIFAAEILALSDQPLKEKLRQFRKKMADQIEERDREINR, from the coding sequence ATGACTAAACCACAAGTGCTTATTCTCATGGGATCTGCAAGTGATCTGCCGGTGATGGAAGAGGCGGAAAAAATACTGACGGAGTTTGGGATTCCTTCGGAGAAACACGTTGCTTCAGCGCATCGTACTCCTGACAAGGTAGCTAAACTTGTTGCGGAAGCGGAAGGTCGCGGCATCGGGGTGATTATCGCTGGAGCTGGCTATGCTGCTCATCTTGCCGGTGTGGTGGCCGCAAAAACTGTTCTTCCGGTTATTGGTGTTCCGCTTGATTCCTCTCCACTGCAAGGACTGGACGCGCTTCTTTCAACTGCACAAATGCCTGGTGGAATTCCGGTTGCCTCGATGTGCATTGGAAATGCAGGAGCAAAAAATGCGGGAATTTTTGCAGCTGAAATTCTCGCGCTTTCAGATCAACCACTGAAAGAAAAATTACGACAATTTCGAAAGAAGATGGCGGATCAGATCGAAGAACGAGATCGGGAGATCAATCGATAG
- a CDS encoding ABC transporter ATP-binding protein, translating into MIELKNIHKSFGKQKVLRGIDLTIPKGKITVILGASGCGKTVLLRHIIGLFTPEQGKVIVDGTDINKLSRHELNEFRKRFGMVFQHAALFDSLTVTENIAFPLVEHDRERDPKKISRIVKEKLKLVGLPDAAEKMPSELSGGMRKRVGLARALALEPRIILYDEPTTGLDPIMTVAIDNLILSMQQELSVTSVVISHDIQSSLRVADQIAMMHEGKVIECAPPEAFQASPQSVVQDFLQAAHRANHKGRTQ; encoded by the coding sequence ATGATTGAACTGAAAAACATCCATAAATCGTTTGGCAAACAAAAGGTTCTTCGAGGAATCGATCTGACAATTCCGAAAGGGAAGATTACGGTTATTCTCGGAGCTTCAGGATGCGGGAAAACAGTGCTCCTGCGGCATATCATCGGACTCTTTACGCCAGAGCAAGGAAAAGTGATTGTCGACGGAACTGATATCAACAAACTTTCACGTCATGAACTCAATGAATTTCGAAAACGTTTTGGAATGGTCTTTCAACATGCAGCTCTCTTTGATTCATTGACAGTTACGGAAAATATTGCATTTCCTCTTGTGGAACATGATCGAGAACGTGATCCCAAAAAAATTTCACGCATCGTCAAAGAAAAGCTCAAACTCGTGGGTCTTCCCGATGCTGCGGAAAAAATGCCGAGCGAACTTTCAGGAGGAATGCGAAAGCGAGTTGGCCTTGCGCGAGCGCTTGCGCTTGAACCCCGCATTATTCTTTACGATGAACCGACAACCGGCCTCGATCCCATCATGACTGTTGCGATCGATAATCTGATTTTGTCCATGCAGCAGGAGCTTTCAGTCACCTCGGTTGTCATTAGTCACGATATTCAATCTTCTCTTCGTGTTGCAGATCAAATTGCGATGATGCATGAAGGAAAAGTGATTGAATGTGCACCACCAGAAGCCTTTCAGGCTTCTCCTCAGTCAGTCGTTCAGGATTTTTTGCAGGCTGCACACCGTGCTAATCATAAAGGGAGGACGCAGTGA
- a CDS encoding alanine racemase produces the protein MNFRPTEAVIHLKALEHNLVHITSLLPKTTKIIAIVKADAYGHGAVPVAKRLIVKGVHALGVATVEEGIELRESGIAVPIIVMGGMLGCGSAAAKAMIQAKLLPVIHSLDAIELLEGAASASTELSVHLQVDAGMNRLGVRLESLKSVLLRLQVSQVLKLVGVMTHFASAEDAVYTAYQAEQFELARTMILSHFSSVSLWHASNSEAIMRNVMTSREGECWGVRPGIALYGTVASHVLPPQIKLQPVMSLRSAISLLKWIPAGSRVSYGGTFVTKHKTRLAVVPIGYADGYPWNVSGRACVLVRGTRVPVIGRVTMDMIMLDVSALALTVQVGDEVILLGKQGNAFIDVSEISTWAETIPYEIFCGISKRIPRVCKE, from the coding sequence ATGAATTTTCGTCCTACAGAAGCCGTGATTCACCTGAAAGCGCTCGAGCATAATCTTGTTCACATCACGTCTCTCCTTCCGAAAACGACGAAAATCATCGCGATTGTAAAAGCTGATGCTTATGGTCATGGCGCTGTTCCTGTTGCGAAGCGACTTATTGTCAAGGGAGTTCACGCGCTCGGGGTTGCAACGGTCGAAGAGGGAATTGAGCTGCGTGAATCTGGGATTGCGGTTCCAATTATTGTGATGGGAGGGATGCTCGGCTGCGGAAGCGCTGCCGCAAAGGCGATGATCCAAGCAAAACTTCTTCCGGTGATTCATTCGCTCGATGCGATTGAGCTTCTTGAGGGTGCAGCTTCGGCGTCGACAGAACTTTCCGTGCATCTCCAGGTCGATGCCGGGATGAATCGTCTCGGTGTTCGTCTTGAAAGTTTAAAGTCCGTGCTTCTCCGACTTCAAGTATCGCAGGTATTGAAACTTGTCGGAGTGATGACCCATTTTGCGTCGGCAGAAGATGCTGTCTATACCGCGTATCAAGCAGAACAATTTGAACTCGCACGGACAATGATCCTTTCGCATTTTTCTTCTGTCTCCCTGTGGCATGCCTCCAACTCAGAAGCCATTATGCGAAACGTAATGACATCGCGTGAGGGAGAGTGTTGGGGAGTAAGACCTGGCATTGCACTCTATGGTACTGTTGCAAGTCATGTGCTTCCTCCTCAGATAAAACTTCAGCCCGTAATGTCGTTGCGAAGCGCCATCTCACTTTTAAAATGGATTCCCGCGGGATCGCGTGTCAGTTATGGCGGCACCTTTGTGACAAAACACAAAACGCGTCTTGCTGTTGTGCCCATCGGCTATGCAGATGGCTATCCCTGGAATGTTTCTGGAAGGGCTTGCGTGCTTGTACGAGGTACACGTGTTCCGGTGATAGGAAGAGTCACGATGGATATGATTATGCTCGATGTTTCCGCGCTTGCGCTCACCGTACAAGTAGGCGATGAAGTCATCCTTCTCGGAAAACAGGGGAATGCTTTCATTGATGTGAGTGAAATTTCAACATGGGCTGAAACCATTCCGTATGAAATTTTTTGCGGCATTTCAAAACGGATACCTCGTGTCTGCAAAGAATGA
- a CDS encoding ABC transporter permease, translating into MNRVALSITSIAGNVGARLLSSLHTLGAWCHFVKLTFVWFLRPPFRMRQFFRQMEFVGVKSTGIIALTSFFTGAVFALQSGEVFELFNMESMVGATVGMSLTRELSPVFTALMVIARACSAMAAELGSMRVTEQIDALETMAVDPIQYLVVPRVAATTVMMPLLTMLFNFIGIIGAYLVGVHLLSIHEGPFLTLLYYYVDVDDLLGGLLKSAIFGFAIASISCFMGFRTTSGAAGVGKSTTQAVVASAVTVLVLDYFLTTWILEFISK; encoded by the coding sequence ATGAATCGTGTTGCGCTTAGTATCACATCCATTGCAGGGAATGTAGGCGCTCGTCTTCTCTCTTCTCTGCACACCCTCGGAGCGTGGTGTCATTTTGTAAAGCTTACCTTTGTTTGGTTTTTACGTCCTCCGTTTCGCATGCGCCAGTTTTTTCGTCAGATGGAATTTGTTGGTGTGAAATCAACCGGGATTATTGCACTCACCTCATTTTTTACAGGTGCAGTCTTTGCGCTTCAATCAGGAGAAGTGTTCGAACTTTTTAATATGGAAAGTATGGTGGGAGCTACCGTTGGCATGTCGCTCACACGAGAACTCTCTCCGGTGTTTACCGCGCTCATGGTCATTGCTCGTGCGTGCTCTGCTATGGCAGCAGAGCTTGGAAGCATGAGGGTGACCGAACAGATCGATGCGCTCGAGACAATGGCGGTCGATCCGATTCAGTATCTTGTTGTTCCGCGTGTTGCGGCGACAACCGTCATGATGCCGCTGCTGACCATGCTTTTTAATTTTATCGGTATTATTGGCGCGTATCTTGTGGGCGTTCACCTTCTCTCGATTCATGAAGGACCATTCCTGACGCTTCTTTATTATTATGTCGACGTCGACGATCTTTTAGGAGGACTTCTTAAATCCGCTATTTTTGGTTTTGCGATTGCTTCGATCAGTTGCTTTATGGGTTTTCGCACGACATCAGGGGCTGCTGGAGTTGGAAAATCAACAACGCAAGCAGTTGTCGCTTCTGCTGTTACTGTCCTTGTGCTCGATTATTTTTTAACGACGTGGATACTGGAATTTATTTCAAAATGA
- a CDS encoding threonylcarbamoyl-AMP synthase, with translation MTTILTVDSQQPSEELIEQAVTFLRDGQVIAYPTETIYGLGADVFNEKAVKNIYALKARDVGLPISILISDLAMLRQCASSVSDQALKLARTFWPGALTILFPASKLISKTYVTNTGKVGIRISSHPIASAIVRAFGRPITTTSANPSDYPPSLTAKHVLKYFGNKIPCIIDGGEYEPSRGSTVVDVAEESMRIIREGAIPAEDLIKCFQGK, from the coding sequence ATGACCACCATTCTTACTGTGGATTCTCAACAACCTTCAGAAGAACTCATTGAACAAGCTGTTACCTTTTTGCGCGATGGACAAGTGATCGCATATCCGACGGAAACGATCTACGGACTTGGCGCTGATGTTTTTAATGAGAAAGCGGTCAAAAATATTTATGCACTCAAAGCGCGCGATGTGGGATTGCCCATTTCTATTCTCATTTCAGATCTCGCCATGCTCCGTCAGTGTGCTTCTTCTGTCTCTGATCAAGCCTTAAAACTTGCTCGTACTTTTTGGCCCGGAGCACTGACCATTCTTTTTCCAGCGTCGAAACTTATTTCAAAAACGTATGTGACCAATACCGGAAAAGTTGGCATTCGAATCTCTTCTCATCCGATTGCCTCTGCTATTGTGCGTGCGTTTGGTCGTCCTATTACCACGACAAGTGCGAATCCTTCAGATTATCCCCCATCACTAACGGCGAAACATGTGCTGAAATATTTTGGAAATAAAATTCCCTGTATTATTGATGGCGGTGAATACGAACCTTCTCGAGGTTCGACCGTGGTCGATGTTGCTGAAGAGTCCATGCGCATTATTCGTGAGGGAGCGATTCCTGCCGAAGATCTTATCAAGTGTTTTCAAGGGAAATAA